The Harmonia axyridis chromosome 3, icHarAxyr1.1, whole genome shotgun sequence nucleotide sequence GTGGTGAGCTCAGTGTCCTCAAAACTTCCCATTCAGTTCTGAGGGAGGACGTTTCGGGGTTGAAGAATCAGTTGGGATCAGTTGATGTTGTGGCGTTGGAGAAGGCTAGCCTTATATTGAAGAGTGAAGTGTTGACCTTGAAGGATATCGCTGGTTCATCCATCTCGGCAGCGGCAGCTGGAACCGATGGCTCTTTATTGTACGTTAATCCAGTCGAGTTACTGGATCGTGTTAAGCGAGCTAACAATCTCATTATCCGAAATGTTCCTGAGTCAGTAGATGTTATAACCGATAAAGCTTTAATTCTTGATATTATTTCGAAGATCAGGGACGGCTCACCCTGCGATATGATCGCGACCAGAAGACTCGGTAATTTGCGACAGGGGGCGCCCAGACTGGTTAAGGTAGAGTTTTCGAACCCAGCGGTACCTGCCAATATCCTACGTCATAGACGGGTCTTTGCTGCCTTTGAGAACTACAGGAGGATTTCAATAGATGATGATAAGACGCCACTTCAAATTAAGCAGCTTCAGGACCTTCGCAAGGAGCTTGAAAGAAAACGTTTTTCTGGGGAGACTGACCTGACTATTAAATACAGGAAGGGAATCCCTTCGATAATCAAAATACTGTCCTCAAAAAATTGAAGTCAAACTTGATTACGTTGCCACTTACGAATATTGTTTCTATTAACTCAAAATTCGAATAGTTATCTGTCTTCGCTTGTGATCGTGTTGGAATCAACTAACGCATGATTTTGTTGGAGCTGCGTCGGTGAGCGTGTTCAAGAATGGGTTCGACATCTGGTGGACAAGAGTTCTTGAATAAagtcaaatatattttcaaatatcggaTGTTTCAATATGTGTTGTTTTTCCTGAATTGTTTTggtgttatttttttcacattaggttttattttgttaagagtTCTATAGTTTTATACTCAACTCTGTAtccaatgtaataataataataattatgatgCAACAAAACCATTGACAATACAATGCGATGCAAGTCTGGATGGTTTTGGTGCATGTTTATTACAAGAAGGTAAACCAATAGCATATGCCTCCCGCACATTGATCGATGCTGAAAAAAGATATGCCAATATAGAACGTGAGCTTTGCGCTATAGTTTATgctgttgaaaaatttaattactTAGTGTACGGTAGAGAAGTCATTATAAACACCGATCATAAACCGTTGGTTaacatttttaagaaaaatatcaataagatTTCGACAAGGTTACAAAGATTAATGTATAGCCTCCTGAGTCCCGATGTCCAATATGTTGGACATCCAGATTCAAGCGTATTATTAATATTGTAGTGAATTTACGACAGTAAATCCTTCGGTCCAACGCATTGGATGAATTTACAAACGCGTTGCATGCCCAGCTGTTTTGCTGTTTTGCCACAGTGCGCTGTTAtttgtttatgaaaattttgttcatgATGGCCGCCTTTCGTCCTACAACTATTGACTGTAAGTATTGATTTTTTCCTATTTTATGTGTGATGTTTGTTTGTGTCACTGCATTAGTATTCTAAGAATgtaatcaaatcattttttttactacaagtgttattgaacaaaaaatgactATTTTTGTACCTGTCCATCCAGTTGGACAGTAGGTCATACTCAAACTTTTTCCACATAACGATACTTTCTCTTTCAGCGATTTTCGGGACGAAAAAACGACTGAGATTTGGAGTAGACGATGAAAAAATCGAACAACTTCTGGATGCCGACTGTTCAGACTtagaattagatgatttttctaATGATGAAGTTGATTTCGAGATTCAGCAAGATATCCAGGAAATTGAGGACGCTCCTGAGGACATTTTGTCTGAAGAAGATTCTGATGACGAGCCGCTAAGTGTGATTAGAGAAAGGATAACTATTGAACGGGTTTATAACAGAAACCGCatgaattggaaaatattgaaaaactttattccaCCAAACTTCGTGTTTGAAGAACCTGTTGACAACGTCGAATCTCGCAGAGATTGGAAAGTTCAGGACTATTTAAAAATGTATCTGGATGATGAGATTCTCCAGAATATTTGTGATTGCACGAATGTGAAATTTTTGGAAGAGAAGGGAAAATCAATGAATCTAATATTACCAGAAATTAAAAAGTTTATAGCTATTACAATTTTGATGTCATGTTTGAACTATCCCCAAGTAAGAATGTACTGGGCAAAAACAACTAAAGTTAGTGCAATAGCTACTGCAATGACCAGGGATCGATATTTCTTGATTAGGAATAATCTGAAATTAGTGATCGATAACAATGTCACACCTCAAGAAAAAACGCTCGACCGCTTGTACAAGATTCGTCCTCTAATTGATCGTATTCGGAGGGGGTGTTTGATGTTACCGAGATACTCAGAAGTTGCCATCGATGAACGAATGATTCCCTTCACTGGAGTTTGCAGAATGAAGCAATTCATTAGAGGTAAGCCTAATCCTGAGGgactgaaaaattttgtttgtgcGACCCCTGACGGGCTTATTCTCGACTTggaaatttatcaaggaaaaaacacttttttacaTGAGAAATCTAAAAATCTAGGAATCTGCCCTTCATCTGTTATCAGATTAACTGAAACCTTGAAAGAAGGAACGCATATTTTCATTGACAGATACTTCACCACAATACCGCTTCTGGAATACATGTTGGAAAAAAAGATGACAGTCACCGGTACAATAATGAAATCTAGAATTCCCAGGAGTGTGCATTTAACACCTGAAAAGACAATGGCAAGACTTGGGCGAGGTTCTTCAGAAATGTCAGTTAGGGCAGACGGAAAAATTTCGGTGGTACATTGGTACGATATGAAAAGTGTTCTGATTGCTTCTACGGCTTTACAAGTAGAACCTCAAGACGAGTGTAAGCGATGGTCCAAAAAAGAAACCAAATACAT carries:
- the LOC123676481 gene encoding piggyBac transposable element-derived protein 3-like, yielding MKILFMMAAFRPTTIDSIFGTKKRLRFGVDDEKIEQLLDADCSDLELDDFSNDEVDFEIQQDIQEIEDAPEDILSEEDSDDEPLSVIRERITIERVYNRNRMNWKILKNFIPPNFVFEEPVDNVESRRDWKVQDYLKMYLDDEILQNICDCTNVKFLEEKGKSMNLILPEIKKFIAITILMSCLNYPQVRMYWAKTTKVSAIATAMTRDRYFLIRNNLKLVIDNNVTPQEKTLDRLYKIRPLIDRIRRGCLMLPRYSEVAIDERMIPFTGVCRMKQFIRGKPNPEGLKNFVCATPDGLILDLEIYQGKNTFLHEKSKNLGICPSSVIRLTETLKEGTHIFIDRYFTTIPLLEYMLEKKMTVTGTIMKSRIPRSVHLTPEKTMARLGRGSSEMSVRADGKISVVHWYDMKSVLIASTALQVEPQDECKRWSKKETKYINIPRPNIVSKYNSCMGGIDLIDRMISYYRISTRTKKWTVKTILHLMDLAVANSWILYRNDRKKLGDRSAEISKFLDFLCKLSI